In the Arachis hypogaea cultivar Tifrunner chromosome 20, arahy.Tifrunner.gnm2.J5K5, whole genome shotgun sequence genome, atgctaatatttaagtgtggggaggttgataaaccattatttcatggtttatcttgtgctcaattgagtggtttttatcaactctttatccacttattcatactatttgcatggttttacatttggcttcctaattatgtgctttgattgaaaacatgcttctttggccttaagttccctatgtttaaatcctctcttattaccattagatgccttgatatgtgtgttaagtgatttcagagattacagggcaggaatagcttggaggatggaaaggaagcatgcaaaagtggaaggaatacaagaagttgaagaaattgctacgttgtccagcctgacctctttgcactaaaactgtcataacttgagctacagatgtccaaacaacacggttccagttgcgttggaaagctaacatccggagcttcgatttgatatataatatgccatagttgctctgatgctaggtgacgctaacgcgtgctccacgcggacgcatcgcagtggcaaaaatcagcgtggcagatttcttctccagtgatttctgggctgtttctgacccagtttgcggcccagaatatacagattagaggctataaagtgggaaaatccattcattcataagaataagctcataattcacaatttgagatttttagatgtagtttttagagagagagagagagagagaggctctctcctctctcttaggatttaggattatgattccttttaattttattgcttcAATACCAGGTCCAATATTTTCCTTTAATCAAtgtctctcttctatttttaattattccaattctcttacttgttaatgttccaatttagcttatgaaccttcctatgttaagatttgaatgttctatttaatatattttgaggtatttcagaattacgattgctctctttaatttatgtattcaaattattttcattcaagtagatttattttcccttttgactttggttaaataattggtgatgctagagttatcaaactcaaggtgttgactgaaaattagaattcttcaagaattaaatcGAGTTCCAATAACCCTAgtttttcccaaggaaagactaggacttgaggattcaaattaattcatccacttaacttaccttcatagttagaggttaacaaggtgggagaaaaatccaattctcatcacaattgataaggataactaggataggacttctgattttcataccttgccaagagttttattaaatattaatttattaattcctgcaatttattttccttgttatttaaattacctgttcctcactttcaaaacctccaatttacaaaactcataaccaataataagaacacctccctgcaattccttgagaagacgacccgaggttaaatacttcggttatcaattttaaaggggtttggtacttgtgacaaccaaaacgtttgtaagaaaggttgattgcttggtttagaaactatacttgcaacgagaatttattctaacttctaaaccatcaatcttcagttcttcagtagCTCCGTCGAGTCTTTGTATTTTGTATGCTCCCTTGCCGACAACTTTTTGAATTCTGAATGGTCCTTCCCAATTTTCGCTTAGTTTGCCATGTCCTTGTGGCTTTTGTACGTCCTCGACTTTTCTTAGTACAAGGTCTCCTTCTGAGAATGTTCTCTGCTTGAGCTTCCTGTTATATTTCCGAGCTATAGCTCGCCGTGCTGCTGTTTGTTGAAGTGCGAATTTGTCCCGGGTTTCCTCTACAAGGTCGACCTCGGCTCTTCTACTTTCGGCATTGTCGCTTTCGCTTGTATGTGTGGTTCTGGTGTTTTGTAGAGATACCTCAATTGGTATCATTGCGTCGCTTCCGTAGACTAGCCTGAATGGTGTTTTCTTTGTTGCTGATTGTTCAGTGGTGTTATAGCTCTATAGTACTTCAGGAATAAGCTTGGCCCGTTCTCCTTTTGAGTCCTCGAGCTTCCTTTTGAGTCCCTGCAAAATGATCTTATTGGCGGCTTCCACTAGACTGTTAGTTTGTGGGTGTTCGATAGAAGAGAACTGTTGAACTATTTTGAAATTTTGTAAAAAGTTTGTAAACTTTTGATCTATAAATTGTCTACCGTTATCGGTGATGATGGAATGAGGAATACCAAAGCGGCATAGTATGTTTTTTCATACGAAAGAAATCATTTTTTCAGAAGTAATTTTTGCCAATGGTgtagcctctatccatttggtgaaGTAATCTATGGcgacaattaaaaatttaacatgGCCTAGAGCGGGTGGAAATGGTCTGAGGATATCTAGCCCCCATTTGTTGAATGGCTAGCATATCTCGGATGTGTGTAATTGCTCGGCTAGGTTATGAATGATTGGTGCATGGCATTGGCAATGATCGCAATGTTTGACTTTATTCATGCAGTCTTGTTGTAACGTCGGCCAATAGTAACTAGCTCGGAGAATTTTGGCAGCTAGACTTCGTCCGCCAAAGTGTGTGCCACAGGCTCCTTCATGAACTTCGTCTATTGCCAATTTGGCCTCTGCTATATTTAGGCATCTTAGCAGGGGTCTAGTGAATCCCTTTTTGTATAAGTCAGCTCCAAGCATTGTATAGAAGCTTGCtctttgtttgaatttttgttgattttgggTGTTACTGGGGATGTGGCCTGTTTGCAAGTAAGTGATGAAGGGTGATCTCCAATCATCCTCCTGCGAAATACTCGAGATTGATGTTAGTATAACACTAGGTTCTTCGAGTGTTAGTTGGGATAAGATGGGTGGTGTAGTTTGACTTCTTGTTGTTGCTAGTTTCGAGAGAATATCTGCTCTGtcattttgttcccgaggtatgtgggatatgttaaatttttgaaaatttttgacgaGGTTATTGGCTATGATATTGTATTTTTCTAACAACGGGTCTTTTACCTGGAAAATACCTGTTACCTGTTGTACCACAAGGAGGGAGTCGCATTTGACGTTTAAATGTGCTATTCCCATAATGTGAGCCAGTCGAAGTCTTGCTATTAGAGTTTCGTACTCTGCTTGGTTGTtgcttgcatgaaaagtaaattgcagggatTGCTCGACTTGAGTTCCGTGTTTGTCTTCGAGGAGTATTCCTGCTCCGGAACCTTTGTTGTTTGAAGCGCCATCAACATATAGCGTCCATATGTTGTTTTCAGGACTTGTTCCTCTATAGTGAGTTCTGCAATAAAGTCGGCAAGGGCCTGGGATTTGATGGCTCCTTTGGATTGGTATTGGATGTCGTATTCTGACAGCTTGATCGACCATTTGATTAATCTACCTGCTAGCTCGGGCTTCGTCAATATTTGTCTTAAAGGTTGTTCTGTTCGGACCACGATGGTGTGGCTTTGGAAGTAGTGTCGTAGGCGTCTGGCTGTTGTGACCAAAGCTAGTGCCAGCTTCTCTATTTTTGGGTAACGGACCTCggcattttgaagtgatttgcTGACGAAGTACACCGGGTGTTGCTGCTTTTCAGTTTCTATTACCAAGACAGAACTGATAGCCTGGTCAGAAATATACAAATATAGATAGAGCGGTTTACCAGCTTCTGGAGTTTGGAGGATTGGGGGAGCTAAAATTATGCCCTTGAGCTCAGTGAAAGTTGTTTCGCATTCCTCGGTCCAGTGAAACTCCTCTTGTTTCcgtagatttttgaaaaaatggtgtGATCGGTGGGCTACTCAGGGCAGAAACCTGGCTAAGGCTGCGAGTCAGCCGGTTAGTTGTTAGACCTTCTTGACTGTTTTTGGGCTTCGCATGTTTAATATTGCCTGGCACTtctccgggtttgcttcaatacCTCGGCAAGTGAGCATCAAGCCGAGGAATTTGCCGCTCTGTACTCCGAAAGCACATTTGTCAGGATTAAGCTTCATACTGTACCTTCGAAGTTGTTGGAATATCTCTGTTAGGTCGTGAATGTGGTTTGCCGTGTGTGTTGATTTTGCCACCATATCGTCGACATAGACCTCTATGTTTTGTCTGATTTGACTTGTGAAGATTTTGTCCATGAGTTGTTGGTAGGTAGCACCTGCATTTTTTAGCCCAAATGGCATAACCTTATAAATGAAATTTCCATTATCAGTAATAAAGGAAGTTTTATCCTGGTCAACTTTATGCAAGAGGATTTGATTATAGCCGGAATAGGCATCTATGAAACGTAAACATTGGAAACTAGAAGAATTATCAACAAGTTTATCAATGCACAGGAGGGGGTATGCGTCCTTTGGACAGGCCTTGTTGAGGTCTGTATAGtccacacacatcctccatttaTCATTGGTCTTTTTAACCATTACCACATTGGCTAACCAAGTGGAATATCTGAGTTCTTTGATGAAGCCAGCATTGAGTAGCTTTTGAGTCTCTTTTAAGGAGGCCGCTTTCTTGTCAGTGCCGAGGTGTCGTTTCTTTTGGGCTATAGGTCGGGCTGTTGGATTGATAGCCAACTTATGGCAAATGACGTTagggtctattcctggcatgtctgcTGGGGTCCATGCGAATAAGTCAACGTTGTGTCTTAGTAGCTTGGTGAGTTGGTTCTGTTCTTCTTCCTTAAGCGCGTTGCCGAGGTATGTGTACTTGGATTCGTCGTTCTTGGTTAATTAGATCTTGGTTAGATCGTCTGTTGGCATTGGCCGCTCTTGATGGTTGGTTCTGGGGTCCAGATCGGCCAGGGCAGGCAGTTGGTCCGAGTTATATACTGCTTGAACGTATTGTTGTTCGGGTTGTTTTGGCTGTTTGTCTTTCAGACTGGCGTTATAGCACTGTCTGGCCTCTTTCTAGTCTCCGTGGATGGTAATGACTTTGTTGTCCTGTGAAAGAAACTTAACACACAAATGCACAGTAGAAACAATAGCATTGAATGCGTTCAAGGATTGTCTGCCTAAAATGATGTTATATGGATTTCTGCAGTCTACAACAAGATATTGTATATCTATTGTTTTACTGTTGGGGTATTCTCCGAAGGTGGTTTGTAACCAGATGTAACCTCGAATGAAGACACGCTCACCTGAGAAACCTACCAGTTCTTCGGAAGAGGGTTGGAGATTCTTGTCGCTGAGTTTCATCTTTTGGAAAGTTGAGTAGAAAAGTACGTCGGCGCTGCTTCCTGAGTCCATTAGGATCTTCCTTACTAATGGCTCCCCGACTTGTGCTGTGATGACAACCGGGTCATCTAAGTTCCGGTCATTTGCTTTATAGTCTTTCGGGACGAATGAGATTTCTGGCTTGTCCTTCTCGACTGGTTGGGACGTGGTGGTTTCTGTCATCGTCATCATAGTTCGGTACGACCTTTTTCGTGCCAAGTTTGTGCATCCGCCACCTGCAAAATCACCAGAAATACGGTTTATTATTCTGCGGGGTGGATTGATATCGTTATCTACCTTTTTCCCTTTATCTCGGGAATTGTCAGTCGGTTTGGATTGTTGGCCGAGATCGTCTGTGCTTCGCTTCCTTCCTCGGCTGGAAATGTACTTGCCTAGTAGCCCTTGGCGGGCGAGCTTTTCGAGGACGTCCTTGGCTATTACGCAGTCATCCGTGGTGTGGCCGTACTTCTGGTGGAAGGCACAATACTTTGATTTGTCCAAATAATGCTGGTCTTGATAAGTACCGGCCCTATTTGGGGGTTTGATAAGTTTTGAGTGCAATATGTCCTTTATTATGTCCTCCCTTTTGCATTGAAGGCGGTATAGTTATCGAATTTGGGTGTTAGCCTGAATGTTCTCGGATCCGTTCTACTTTTCGATTGTCTGTTTTGCCTTTCCTCGTCTCTGCTTGGGATAGGCTTATCTGCTCTTCGCAGTGCCCGGAATTCTTCCACCTCGGCCAAGGTTTTTGGTTTTGCAATGACTACGGATTCTTGGAATTTCCCTGGCCGAAGGCCGCTCTTTAAGGCGTGGAGATGGACTTCGGGGTTTAGGTTAGGTATCTCGTTGGTTGCTTCGGCAAACCTAGTCATGTAGTCTTTTAGGCTTTCGTTCGGTCCCTGCTTGATGGTGCTTAGGTAGTCGGAGTTATGGACATATATTTTAGATGCGGCGAAGTGGTTGACGAACTGGGCTGCTAGTTCGTCGAAGTTAGAAATGGAGCCTTTAGGGAGGTTGGAAAACCAAATCAGAGCGGCTCCATCTAGGAAAGTTGGGAATGTGTGGCATAAGATCGGGTCAGAATCCTTATTCATGAACATCATGGCCTGGAACTTGGTGACGTGGACATTCGGATCTCCTATTCCATTGTAGGGTTTTAAGGTTGACGGTAAGGTGAAATTCTGAGGCATTTCAAAACTCATGACTTCTTTGGCGAAGGGGTTGGTTCTTTTTTTGGTGGTCGTTTTGGTGGTTTTGGGGATGATGTGTTTGGTTTCCGAGGTGTGCTCGTCATCATTGTCCTTATTTTCGGCACTCTTGTGTTCTCCCTTGCTTCGGTCGTGCCCCATCTGTCGCAGGAGCTCAGCCATTTTTTGATTCTCGGCCCTGAGGGCCTCGTTGATTGCTAAAATTTCCGCCTGATTGATGGAGGGAGCGTGACTGTGCTCGTCCGCCATCTCCTATGtcctgaaaaagaaaatgaagagatATACAAAATATAGAGAAGGTGGGGTTAGATTAAAATCggagccccacggtgggcgccaaatgtccCTGTGTGAAAATGAACTCCGAGGTATAGCTCGTTCGACTGACGCTTGAACTGACTTTCCTTGGAGTAAAGAGTGTGGAATGTCGTCTTCTTGTGGGGAGGCGGTGTTGGATACCTG is a window encoding:
- the LOC112786157 gene encoding uncharacterized protein, producing the protein MADEHSHAPSINQAEILAINEALRAENQKMAELLRQMGHDRSKGEHKSAENKDNDDEHTSETKHIIPKTTKTTTKKRTNPFAKEVMSFEMPQNFTLPSTLKPYNGIGDPNVHVTKFQAMMFMNKDSDPILCHTFPTFLDGAALIWFSNLPKGSISNFDELAAQFVNHFAASKIYVHNSDYLSTIKQGPNESLKDYMTRFAEATNEIPNLNPEVHLHALKSGLRPGKFQESVVIAKPKTLAEVEEFRALRRADKPIPSRDEEREDIIKDILHSKLIKPPNRAGTYQDQHYLDKSKYCAFHQKYGHTTDDCVIAKDVLEKLARQGLLGKYISSRGRKRSTDDLGQQSKPTDNSRDKGKKVDNDINPPRRIINRISGDFAGGGCTNLARKRSYRTMMTMTETTTSQPVEKDKPEISFVPKDYKANDRNLDDPVVITAQVGEPLVRKILMDSGSSADVLFYSTFQKMKLSDKNLQPSSEELVGFSGERVFIRGYIWLQTTFGEYPNSKTIDIQYLVVDCRNPYNIILGRQSLNAFNAIVSTVHLCVKFLSQDNKVITIHGD